One Pontibaca methylaminivorans genomic window, TGCTGCCGTCGCGCAACCGCGCGGATCCGGTGTGGCTGCGCCGCGCGGCCCTGCCGGTGCTGGGGGGAGGGATGCTTTACCTGGTCTGGCTTTGCGCGCCCGGCGGTGCGGGGGCGGGCCTGCTGGCCGCGCTCTCGGTCCCGGCGCTGCTGGCCCCCGCCTGGCTGCGGATTCTCGCCACAGGGAGGTGCCCATGCCCATGAACGACGCCCCCGAGCGCGAACCAGCCGCCATTCCCGAACGCAGGGTGCTGGCCGTGATCGCCGGGCTTGCCCTGCTTTGCGCCCTTTGCGTGCTCGTGGCCTGGCTGATGCTGCCGTCCGGCGCAACGAGGTGGAGCCCGCCGCAGGTCTTTGCGGGACCGGAGCTCGAGACCGCCCCCGTCGCCGGTCACGCGGCCTTTCTGGCCCGCCAGCGCGCCGACCTGGCCGGGGCGGGGGGGCGGATGCCGATCGACAGGGCGATGGCGCAGATCGCGGCGCGCGGCGAGGATGCCTTTGCACCTGTGGGAGAGCGGCCATGACCCGTGCGCTGCTTGTCCTTATCGTGCTGCTGGCGGCGCGTCCCGCCGGGGCGGCGCTGACCCAGGCCGAACTCGACCGGGTGGCGGCGGCCCCGCCCGCGGGCGCGGCGCTCGACCTTGGCGCGGCGCGGCCCATGGTGGTCGTCTTCGTCGATTTCGACTGCGGCGAGCTTTGCGATGCGATCCTTGCGCAGACGGCGGCGGAACTGCTCGATTCGGGGCTCGCGCCCGGCCGCGATTTCGAACTGGTCGCGATCGGTATCGACCCGCGCGATCCGGCCGGGGCGGCGGAGCGCATGGCCGCCGCACAGCTTCCGCCCCCGATCGCCGCTTCTACCCGCCTTCTGCGGCCCGATGCGCGCGAGCTTGCCCGGATGACGCAGGCGCTTGGCTACGGCTTTGCGTTCGACGGGGAAAACGACCGCTTCGCGCATCCGGCGGCGCGCTATGTCCTGACCCGGGAGGGCGCCGTGACGCGGGTGCTGCCGGCCTTTCGCGCGGAGCCGGGCGACCTGCGCCTTGCGCTGGTCGAGGCGGGCGCGGGCCGGACCGGATCGCTCGGGGATCGGCTCGCGCTGCTCTGCTATGGATTCGACGCGGCGAGCGGGCGCTATTCGCTGGCGATCTCGCGCATTCTCATGGTGCTCATGTTCGGCTTCGGGCTTGCTCTGGCCGGCTTCATCGCGCTGCTGCTGCGCCGCGAACGGAAGGGGGGCGGCCCGTGACCTGGCTTCCCCGGCTTGCACAGGCGTCGGAGGGCGCGCGCAGCTTCGACATGCTGTTTCTCGTGCTGGTGCTGTTTTCCTCCGGGATCGTGCTGCTGGTCGGGGTGCTGGTGGTGGTGTTCTCGGTCCGGTTCCGCAGCGGCTCCAAGGTGTCCCGCAAGCGGGTGCCGCGCCTGCTGGCCTATCAGATCGAGGCGCTCTGGATCGCGCTCACCTTTTTCGCGGCGATGGTTTTCTTCTGGGTCGCGGGTTCGCTCATGGTGCGCCAGCTCGACCCGCCGGAGGATGCGATGGAGGTGCATGTCGAGGCCAAGCAATGGATGTGGAAGGCCAGCCATGCGGGCGGCGCGCGGGAGATCAACGCCCTGCACGTGCCGGCCGGGCAGCCGGTCAAGCTCTACCTGAACAGTCAGGACGTGATCCATTCGTTCTTTGTCCCGGCCTTCCGGCTCAAGCAGGACGTGGTGCCGGGGCGGACCGCGACCGCCTGGTTCACCGCCACCGAACCGGGCATCTATCACCTGTTCTGCGCCGAGTTCTGCGGCACCTCGCATGCGCAGATGACCGGGCGGATCGTGGTGATGGAACCGGGTGATTTCGCGCGCTGGCTGGCCGACCGCCCCGAAGGCGAAACCCTGGTCGCCGAGGGGCGCGCGCTTTTCACCAGCGCTGGCTGCTCCGGCTGCCACGCCGAGGGATCGAATGTCCACGCCCCGGATCTGCGCGGGCTCGCCGGGCGGCGGGTGGCGCTGGCCGATGGCCGGGTGGTCGTCGCCGACGATGCCTATCTGCGCGATTCGATCCTGCTGCCGGAGCGCGACATCGTTGCCGGATACGACCCGATCATGCCGGATTTCAGCAACATCCTGAACAGCGGCGAGGTGACGGCGCTCGTGGCCTATCTGCGCCACCTGGGAGCGGCCGCAACGCCCGCGGAGGACAACCCATGACCGATTACACCCCCTTGTCCGGCACGCCGCCCGTGCCCGACCGGCGCGAAAGCTACCTTGGCGCCGGAACGACGGTGGCATCGTGGCTGTTCACCACCGATCACAAGCGCGTCGCCATTCTTTACGCCGTCACCCTCACCGTCTTTTTCTTCATCGGCGGCGCCGCCGCGACCCTGATGCGCATCGAACTGCTGACCCCGGCCGGCGATCTGGTGAGCGCGGACGGCTACAACAAGCTGTTCACCCTGCACGGGGTGATCATGGTCTGGTTCTTTCTGGTGCCCGTGATCCCGAGCACATTCGGAAACTTCATCCTGCCGATGGCGGTCGGGGCCAGCGATGTCGCCTTTCCGCGGCTCAACCTGCTCAGCTGGTACCTGACCCTCGGCGGCGGGATCGTCGCGCTTGCGGCGCTGCTGATCGGCGGGGTGGATACCGGCTGGACCTTCTACACGCCCTATTCGACGCTCTATTCCAACAGCTACGTCTCGCTGGCGGCGGCCGGGGTGTTCATCGCCGGTTTCGGCACCATCGCCACCGGGATCAACATGATCGTGACGGTCCATCTGCTGCGGGCGCGCGGCATGACCTGGCGGCGGCTGCCGCTGTTCGTCTGGTCGATCTATGCGACCTCCATCATCATCGTGCTGGCAACGCCGGCGCTCGCCGTGGCGCTGCTGATGGTGGTGGCGGACCGGGTGTTCGGGCTGGCGATCTTCGACCCCGCGCAGGGCGGCGACCCGATCATCTTCCAGCATGTGTTCTGGTTCTATTCGCACCCGGCGGTCTATATCATGATCCTGCCCGGCATGGGGGTGGTGACCGAGATCATCACCTGTTTCGCGCGCCGCCGCGTGTTCGGCTATGAGGCGATGGTGTTCGCGATCCTCGGCATCGCCATCTTCAGCTTTTTCGTCTGGGGCCACCACATGTTCGTCTCGGGACAGTCGGCCTGGGCGAGCCTGGTGTTCTCGATCCTGTCCTTCGTCATCGCCGTGCCCTCGGCGATCAAGGTGTTCAACTGGTCGGCGACGCTCTATGGCGGTTACATCACCTTCGAGGCGTCGATGCTCTATGCGCTCGGCTTCCTGGGCCTGTTCACGCTCGGCGGGCTGACCGGGCTGTTCGTGGCCTCGATCCCGATCGACGTGCATGTGCACGACACCTATTTCGTGGTCGCGCATTTCCACTACATCATGGTCGGCGCCATGGTGACCGCCTTCTTCGGCGGGCTGCATTACTGGTGGCCCAAGGTGACCGGCCGCCATTACAGCGAGACATGGGCGCGGCTGGCGGCGATCCTGATGTTCGTCGGCTTCAACTTCACCTTCTTTCCGCAGTTCATCCTCGGCTATCTCGGGATGCCGCGCCGCTATCATTCCTACCCGCCGGAATATCAGCTCTGGAACATCCTCAGTTCGGCCGGGGCGGTGATCCTTGCCGCGGCCTATCTGATCCCGCTGGTCTATATGGGGCTTTCGCTGCGCTACGGGCGGCGGGCGGGGCACAATCCCTGGCGGGCGACCGGGCTCGAATGGGCCACGCCATCGCCGCCGCCGCGCGAGAATTTCACCGTTCCGCCGGTGGTGGATACCGACCCCTACAGCTATCACGCCGCCACGGCCGAACCGATGCACCGCGACAGCACGCCCGGGCGCCGGCCCCCGCCGGGTGAGGACGAGTCCGGGTGGCCGCGATGATGGAGGCGCGCCACGAACCGTTCCATGATCTTGCGCGCCAGCGCAGCGCCGCCGAACTGGGGCTGTGGGTGTTCCTGGCGTCCGAGCTCGTGTTCTTCGGCGGGCTGTTCGCGGCCTATGCGCTGTATCGTCATGCGTTTCCACAGGCATTCGCCGCCGCCGGGGCGCAGACGGCGGTCTGGCTTGGAACCGCGAATACCGTCATTCTGCTGACCTCGAGCGCGACCATGGCGGCGGCGGTCTGGGCCGGGCGGATCGGCCTGCGCCGCCACGTGCTGCTGGGGCTTGGGCTTACGGTGCTGCTCGGGCTCGCCTTCATGGGGGTGAAGGGGGTGGAATATGCCAAGGACATCGGTGAATCGCTTTATCCCGGCGCGTCCGGCTTCCCGATCCGCGAAGCCGGCGCGCAGGTGTTCTTCAGCCTCTACTGGGCGATGACCGGCGTCCATGCGGTGCACCTTTGCATCGGTATCGGCGCGGTCGCGATCACCTTCTGGCGGGTGCGGGCCGGGCGGTTCGACTGGCAGCGGACCGGGCTTCTGCATGTGCTCGGGCTTTACTGGCATCTGATCGACCTGATCTGGATCGTGCTTTTCCCGCTGCTTTACCTGATGGGGCGCGGGACATGAGCGCGCCGCGGGAAACCGGCCGGCCGTGGCGGCGGGCGGCGCTGGTGTGGATCGCGCTCATGGCGTTTCTGGCCGCAACGGTGATCGGCGCCTACGGGCCGGGGGGCGAGGCGGTGAAGCTGCTGCTTGCGCTTGGCATCGCGGCCGTCAAGGCGGGGATCGTGATCCTGCTTTTCATGGAGTTCGGGCGGGCCGGGGGCGCGGCCCGGATTGCCGGCCTTTGCGGCCTGCTCTGGGTCGTGCTGCTGATCGCGCTTGCCATGACCGACCGCGGCGCCCGCCAGCAGCTTCCGCCGGGCTTTGGCGACGATCGCGGCATCCAGGATCCGGGCCCGCGCCGCTGGTGAGGAAAGGCGGAAAGCCCCGGGCTGCGGTGCCTCAGGTGATCCGCTTGAAGGTCTGCCAGAGCACGCCGCCCGCATCCGGGTCGCCCTTGGCCATGGCCGAGGCAAAGCTGCGGGCCTGGCTCAGCGTGACATGGGGCGGCAGGGTGACCACATCGGGATCGGTCAGCGCGTCGATGACCACCGGGCGGTCCGCCGCAAAGGCGGCCTCCCACGCCGGGGCGATCTGGTCGGGGGCGGTGACGCGGATCCCCCGCAGGCCGAGCGCCCGGGCATAGGCGGCATAGTCGAAGGGCGGCACCTCCTGCGTTTCCGGCACGCGGGGGCTGTTGCCCATCGCGCGCAGCTCCCAGGTGACCTGATTGAGGTCGTTGTTGTTCAGCACCGCGATGACCAGCCGGGGATCCTCCCATTCGCGCCAGAACTTCGCGATGGTGATGAGCCCGTTGATGCCGAGCATCTGCATCGCCCCGTCGCCGATGAAGCCGACCGCCACGCGGTCGGGGTGGCAGAACTTGGCCGCGGTGGAATAGGGCACCGCCGGGCACATGGTGGCAAGGGTTCCCGACAGGGATGCCTTCATGCCTGCGCGCACCCTGATCGCGCGTGCGAACCAGTTGGCGGCGGTGCCGGAATCGGCCGAGATGATGGCCCCGTCCGGCATCTGCCGGGAGGCTTCCCAGAACAGGCGTTCGGGATTGATGGGGTCGGCCTTGCTGTGGGCGCGCTTTTCGGCCCCCGCCCACCATTTCGCGACCCGCCTTTCGATGTCCTCGCGCCAGCGGCGGTTCTCGCGCGGCTCGAGATGCGGCATTAGCGCGCGCAGCGTCGCGGCGGCGTCCCCGACCAGGTTCACCTCCATCGGGAAGCGGATCGATTCCATGGAGGGGTCGATGTCGATCTGCACGCCGCGGGCCTTTCCCTCCCTGGGGAGAAACTCCGAATAGGGAAAGCGCGAGCCGATCATCAGCAGCGTGTCGCAATGGCGCATCATCCAGTCGGTCGGCTCGGTCCCCAGAAGCCCGATCTGCCCGGTGACATACGGCAGGTCGTCCGGCAGCACCGCCTTGCCGAGCAGCGCCTTGGCGACACCGGCGCCCAGCACATTGGCGGTCTGCACCAGTTCCTCCGCGGCGCCGAGCGCCCCGGCCCCGGCGAGGATCGCGACCTTCCTGCCGGCGTTCAGGACTTCGGCGGCGCGGAGCAGGTCGGCCTCGCCCGGCAGGGTGCAGGGGGCCGAGAACCCGACGCCGGAATGGATCGTGCCATGTTCGCGCGGCGGCGTCTCGACCGCCTTTTCGTCCTGCACGTCATTGGGAAAGATCAGCGCCGTCGGCATCCGCCGGGCCATGGCGATGCGCATGCCGCGGTCGATCAGATGCCGGGCCTGGGCGGGGACCATGCAGGTCTGCACGTAATCGCGCGCCACGTCCTTGAACAGTGACGCAAGGTCCACCTCCTGCTGGTAATCGCCGCCGAGCGCGGCGCGCGCCTGCTGGCCGATGATGGCAAGCACCGGCTGATGATCGAGCCGGGCATCGTAAAGCCCGTTCAGCAGGTGAATCGCCCCCGGGCCCGAGGTCGCGATGCAGAGCCCGACCTCGCCGGTCCATTTGGCATGGGCGCAGGCCATGAATGCGGCCTCTTCCTCGTGGCGCGCCTGGATGAAGTCGATCGTGCGGTCACGCCCCAGCGCGGCGACCAATCCGTTGATGCCGTCGCCGGGATAGCCATAGATGCGGCGCACCCCCCATTCATGCAGGCGCTTGAGGATGAAATCGGCGACCGTATCCGCCATGTCTTCTCCTTTTCCGCGCTCCTTGCCCCGGGCCGTATCGGAGATGGCCCTTTCCCGGCTGGATGCATCGGGCGGGCGGAGCCCTCGTTTGCTGCATCGGCAACAGGGTTGCACCCGGAAATGTTCCCGTGGGTGCGAGTGGCCGGGTGCCGGACCATGTGCCTTGCGGAACCTTGAGTGCCGCCGGGGGTTACCATCGTTCCGGGCCGCCCGGCCGGGCAGGGGCCCGGGACCGGGGCGGGCGCCGGGGATCGTCAGGACGGGGAATGCCGTGGATGCAATCAGACCGGAAAACCGCAGAACCCGCCGCACGGCCGGGATCCGGAATCCCGCTGCGGCGGCGGGCTGAGCGGACCGATGTGGGAATGGCTGGCAGACAACAGCACGGCGGTGCAGGCGGTGACGGGGATCGTCACGGCGCTGGTGTGGCTGGTCTATCTGCAGATCCTGGTATCGGGATTCCGGCGGCAGCGGCGCAGCATCATCCTGATCTATGGCGCCGGCAACGACAACATCGACCCGCGGATCTTCGTCAGCAATCTCGGCTTCGAAAGCATCTATATCCTTGAGATCCTGCTGGCCGTGCGCACCTGCGACGGCTGGCGGGAAATGTCGATCACCGACCGCACCGAGGTTGCGCCGGACAAGCTGGCCTCGCCGTCGGAAACCAGCGTGCAGGGCCCGCTGGCGAGCGGCGCCTGGGTCGATATCGGCAGCACCGGCGACCTGCTGGCGCGGATGCGCCGCTTTGACACCGAGGTGTCGCAGAACGACCTGATCGAACATATCAGGATCACCGTCGCGGCGGTGACCGCCGCCACCACCGGCATCGTCGCCGCCGAGATGGATTTCGCGGTGCGCCCCTACAGGGAAGACGGCCGATTGCAACTGAAGCCGCAGCGCCTTCATGCGGCCCAGATCCGCTCGCGCGCGGGCCGCCGCGAGATCGCGCGCAAGCTCGGCCGCCGCCTGGGCCGGGACGAGGGCGCAAGCAAGACAAGGTGACGCCGGGCGGGGGTGGCCCCTAGCGGCGCCCGCGCGCGGTCTTGCGACGCGGCGAACGCTTGCCGGACACCCCGGCGCTTTCGCGCAATGCCGCCATCAGGTCGACCACATTCTCGCGCTCCGGCAGCGGACGGGCGGGGGGTTCGCGCCCCTCCAGCCGGGCCTTGACCAGTTCGGCAAGCGCGGCCTCGTAACGGTCCTCGAAGGCGGAGATGTCGAATTCGCCCCGCTTGGTGTCGATGATATGTTCGGCAAGGTCGAGCATCTCGCCCTTGATCCTGAGGTCGGGGATGTCGCGGAACGCCTCGCGGGCCGGGCGCACCTCGTAATCGAAACTCAGGGTCGAGGCGATCATCCCCAGTCCGTGCGCCCGGATCAGGACCGTCCGCACCCGCCGGAACAGGACCGCCCGCGCCAGCGCGGCCGCCCTGCGCCGCCGCATCCCCTCGCGCAGCAGGTGAAAGCTGTCTTCCGCGCCGGGATTGGCCGGGGCAAGGTAATAGGGCCGGTCGAAATAGACGTCGTCCACCTCCCCGCAGGGGATGAACTGCGTCACGTTCAGGGTCTTGTCGCTTTCGGGAACGGCGGCGGCGATTTCCTCTGGGTCGAGGATCACGTGATCCTCGCCCGCGGTCTGGTAGCCCTTGACCTGGTCGTCGCGCGCCACCGGATCGCCGGTCTCGCTGTCGATGAATTCGCGCCGGACGCGATGCCCGGTCTCGCGGTTCAGGGTGTGAAAGGCGATCCGCTCCGAGGTCGAGGCCGCCGCGTGCAGCGCGACCGGGCAGGTCACCTCCGCAATGCGCAGCATCCCCTTCCAGAGTGCCCGTGGCGCCATGGTCTCTCATCCCCTTTCCCGGGGGACAACTCCGCGCCCGGGCTTTCTGTTCCGCGCGGCCCATGCGCGGGAACAATCAGCGCATCGGCGGATTGCAGGGGTGGAGGGGGACGCCCGGAGAGGCCAGGGAGCAGACCATGACGCGCGGCACCCGCGACGTATTCCATGACCACCTGCGCCTGCGGGCCGCGGGCGATCTGGAAACCGACCTGCGGCGCAACTATGCGCGCGATGTCGTTCTGCTGACCGTGAATTCCAATGCGCGGGGCCATGATGCGATGCGGATCTCGGCCGGACGGCTCGCCCGGCAGTTGCCGGGGGCGCGGTTCGAGTTCCTGGCAAGGCAGGTGCGCGGCCCCTTCGCGCTTTTGATCTGGCGCGGGTATTCATGCCGCTGCGATGCGATCGGCGGCGCGGATTCCTTCCTGATCACCGGCGGGCTGATCCGCATGCAGACGATCCATTACCAGTTGCTGTCGCATATGGAGGGCTGAGCCGCCGGCGATGGAACATCGTGCCCTGCCGCGGGTTTCAAACCGGAGCACGACCGCCACGCACTGCAATGGAGGACCACCATGGCCAATGCCAGCAGCAGGAAATTCGGCCCCGGCCAGCAGGATCAGGGCAAGGGAAGCGGCGAGGGCGGCATGACGCCCGATGCCCCCGGCATCCAGCCGAAGACCGAGATCCTGTCGAACCGCGACACATCGCGGCACTCGGATTCGCGCGGGCTTGACGGCGCGCATGTGCAGAACCAGGAACTGCAGGACCGCGACGGCAACCGCCGCCCCGAAGACCGCGACGACGGCCTTCCCGAATGGGAACGCGATGAGGGCGACGAGACCGACGGGGGCGAAGAGACCGACGAGGATGCGCGCTGATGGCGCCCCGCCCGTTCTGGAAGGGCTATCTGAAACTCTCGCTGGTGACCTGCCCGGTGGCGATGATGCCCGCGACCAGCGATCGCGACAAGCTGCGCTTTCACACCCTGAACGCCCGCACCGGCAACCGGGTCGTCAGCCGCTATGTGGACGCGGTGACCGGCGATTCCCTGGCCGAGGAAGACGAGGTCAAGGGATACCAGCACGGCGAGGACGAATATGTCATGCTCGAGGACGATGAAATCGCGAATGTCGCGCTCGACAGCACGCGAACCATCGACATCGACATGTTCGTGCCCGACGATTCCATCGGCTGGATCTGGTATGACCGCCCGCATTACCTGCTGCCCGACGACCCCATCGGCGAAGAGGCCTTTGCCGTGATCCGCGACGCCATGGCGGCGAGCGGCACCGTGGGGATTTCGCGGCTCGTGCTGTATCGGCGGGAACGGGCGGTGATGCTCAAGCCGCGCGGGCGCGGGATCGTGGTCTGGACCTTGCGCTACGGCGACGAGGTGCGGCCGGAGGCGGATTATTTCCCCGACGAGCCCCCGGCGCCCGAACGGCGGACGCTCAAGCTGGTCGAAGAGCTGATCGACGCGCATATGGCAGAGTGGAGCCCCGACATGGTGCGCGACCCGGTGCAGGAGCGGCTTCAGGACATCATCAGGGCCAAGACCCGCAAGCGCCGCCCCGCACGCAGGAAATCCGCCCCCGCGAGTGATGCCGGCGACAACACCATCGACATCATGGAGGCGCTGCGCCGCAGCATCGGCGCCGAGAGCCGCAAGCGCCACTGAGGATGCGGCGGCCCCCAGCGGTCAGCCGCGCCGCCCCTTTCGGGCGGCCTTGATCGGCGCGGCGGCCTCGCGGAAGCCCTCCCATGGATCGGCGCGCAGGGCCGCGAGCCGCGCGGGAACATTGGCGACGGTAAAGCGGGTCGGGCCGATGCCTTCGTCGAGTTCCTCCCAGCCGAGCGGGGTCGAGACCGCCGCCCCGGGCCGCGCGCGCGGCGAAAAGGCCGCGACCGCCGTCTGCCCGCGCTGGTTGCGCAGATAGTCGATCAGAATCCGGCCGCGCCGCTTTGCCTTGCTGATCGTGGACACGTAACGCGCAGGGCTGTCCGCCGCCATCGCATCGGCCAGCCCCTTGGTAAAGGCCTTGACGGCGGCCCAGTCCGCGCGCGGGCGCAGCGGCGCCACCACATGCAGCCCCTTGCCGCCCGAGGTCTTGACGAAGCCCGCAAGCCCCTGTTCCGCCAGCCTTTCGCGCACCTCGACCGCCGCGCGGATCACGGCGCCCCATTCCACGCCCTCACCGGGGTCGAGGTCCATGGTGATCATGTCGGGATGGTCCCAGTCCGCTGTCGTCGCCCCCCAGGGGTGGATTTCCAGCGCCGCCGCCTGCACGAGGCCCATCAGTCCGTCCAGATCCTCGACGGTGATCAGCGGCTCGCCCTGCGGGTCGGCGGAGTCGTGGATGCGGGTGATGGCGCGGCTCATGCCCTTCCAGGCGTGTTTCTGAAAGAATTTCTGCCCCGTGATGCCGGTCGGGCAGCGCAGCAGCGCGAGGGGCCGGCCGGTGATCCAGGGGGCGATACGGGTCCAGATCCCGGCGTGATAATCCGCAAGCCCTTCCTTGGTGATCCCCGCCTCGGGCCAGTAGATCCGGTCGGGATGGGTAAGCGCGACGCGGCGGCGGGGCTCGGCGGGGGCGCGCCCGGCGGAGGCTTCGCGGACGATGTCGCTTGCCGGCTTGTCCTCGCGCAGGCCGCGGAACGACGCATGGCGCAGATGGCCGTCCGCCGTCCAGGCGCGGAATTCGACTTCGGCCACCAGTTCGGGGCGGACATAGCGGATATGACGCGCCTCGGTCGCGGTGAGCGGCGCCATGAAGGGGCTGGATGTCTGCCGCAGCGTTTCCAGCCGGGTGAACAGATCCTCGGCCATTGCTGCCGAAAACCCGGTGCCGACGCGGCCGACATGCTGCAATTCGTCACCCTCGTAGACTCCCAGAACCAGCGAGCCGATGGCATGGTCCGACACGGTCGAAGGCGCATAGCCGCCGATGACGAATTCCTGCCGCGCCGAGCATTTCGACTTGACCCAGGCGCGCCCGCGCCCGGAGCGATAGGGCGCATCGGCCAGTTTCGACACGATCCCTTCCAGCGACAGCCGGCAGGCATGGCGCAGCACCAGCGTGCCGCTTTCGGCGAAATGCGCGCTGTAGCGCAGGGCAGGGGCGGCATCCCGCAGCAGATCCTCGAGCAGCGCCTTGCGCCGCAGGAGCGGCTCTTTGCGCAGGTCGCGCCCGTTCAGATAAAGCAGGTCGAACAGGTAGAACAGGAAACGGTCATCGCGCTCTGCGCTCAGGTCGGCCTGCAGGGCCGGGAAATCCGAGGCACCGTGCCCCGACTCGACCACCACTTCGCCATCCAGCAGCGCGGTCTCCACGGGCAGCGCGCGCAGCGCCCCGGCAACCCGCGGGCCGAAGCGGCCGGTCCAGTCCAGCCCGCCGCGGGTCAGCAACTGCAGCGCCCCGCCGTCCAGCCGTGCCTGCAGGCGATAGCCGTCGAATTTCACCTCGTGCAGCCATTCGTTGCCCGCCGGGGGCGCGGCGCGCAGGGTGGCGAGTGCCGGCGCGACGAAATCCGGCAGGGCGGCTTTCTTGCCGTCCCCCGGCGCGGGCGGCCGGGCGCGTTTGCGCGGCTTCGGCTCCGCGCCTTCGGCGACGTCCTCGACGGTCCGGCCGGAGAGCACCGATTCCGGGCGTTCCTCCAGAATATCGCGGGCGGCCTCGTCCCGGGCCTCCGCGTCCTCGCCCTTGATCAGCAGCCAGTTCGCGCGCTTGTCGCGTGGCTTGCCGCGCATCCGCACCAGATGCCAGCGGCCCCGCAGCTTGTCGCCCGACAGGGTGAATTCCAGGTGGCCCTTGGCGAACCCCTTGTCCGCATCGCCGATCGGCGCCCATGTGCCGCGGTCCCAGACGATGACCGCGCCACCGCCGTATTCGCCCTTTGGAATGGTGCCCTCGAAGCCGCCATATTCGAGCGGATGATCCTCGACCTCGACCGCGAGGCGCTTTTCACCGGGCACGAGGCTTGGCCCCTTGGTCACCGCCCAGCTTTTCAAAGCCCCGTCGAGTTCCAGCCGCAGGTCGTAATGCAGCCGCCGTGCGGCGTGTTTCTGGATCACATAGGCGTCGCCCCCGGCGTGCCCCTCGTCGCCGGCGGGCTCCGGGGTGACGGTGAAATCGCGTTTGCTGCGGTAGGTTTCGAGCGCCATCATCTGCTCCCTGCAGGGCCGGTCTGCGTTTCCATGTTACCGGTTCCAAAGCGTTTTGCCGCCGCATTTGTTCCCGCGCCACCGGGCACGGGGGCGGGCGGTTCCCGCGCAGATCAGGGCTGAATGCCATCGGTGGCGAAAATGGCGAGCATGGCGGCGCCCTCACCCACGGGCGCCGTGCCGTCCGGCCAGATGCGGGCCTCGCCGGCGCGCGGGGCGGCCAGCTCTGCGGGCAGATCGCATGTGATCGCGGCGGCAAGCCGGATCCTGCCGGGGGCGCCTTCGCGCCGGAACACAAGGCAGCCGGACGGCGCGTCGAGCGCCACGTAACGCCCCTGATCGAACAGCGCGCCATGACGGCGCCGCAGGGGAAGCATCACCCGCAGCAGCGAAAGCTTGTTGCG contains:
- the ku gene encoding non-homologous end joining protein Ku produces the protein MAPRALWKGMLRIAEVTCPVALHAAASTSERIAFHTLNRETGHRVRREFIDSETGDPVARDDQVKGYQTAGEDHVILDPEEIAAAVPESDKTLNVTQFIPCGEVDDVYFDRPYYLAPANPGAEDSFHLLREGMRRRRAAALARAVLFRRVRTVLIRAHGLGMIASTLSFDYEVRPAREAFRDIPDLRIKGEMLDLAEHIIDTKRGEFDISAFEDRYEAALAELVKARLEGREPPARPLPERENVVDLMAALRESAGVSGKRSPRRKTARGRR
- the ku gene encoding non-homologous end joining protein Ku — translated: MAPRPFWKGYLKLSLVTCPVAMMPATSDRDKLRFHTLNARTGNRVVSRYVDAVTGDSLAEEDEVKGYQHGEDEYVMLEDDEIANVALDSTRTIDIDMFVPDDSIGWIWYDRPHYLLPDDPIGEEAFAVIRDAMAASGTVGISRLVLYRRERAVMLKPRGRGIVVWTLRYGDEVRPEADYFPDEPPAPERRTLKLVEELIDAHMAEWSPDMVRDPVQERLQDIIRAKTRKRRPARRKSAPASDAGDNTIDIMEALRRSIGAESRKRH
- the ligD gene encoding DNA ligase D; protein product: MMALETYRSKRDFTVTPEPAGDEGHAGGDAYVIQKHAARRLHYDLRLELDGALKSWAVTKGPSLVPGEKRLAVEVEDHPLEYGGFEGTIPKGEYGGGAVIVWDRGTWAPIGDADKGFAKGHLEFTLSGDKLRGRWHLVRMRGKPRDKRANWLLIKGEDAEARDEAARDILEERPESVLSGRTVEDVAEGAEPKPRKRARPPAPGDGKKAALPDFVAPALATLRAAPPAGNEWLHEVKFDGYRLQARLDGGALQLLTRGGLDWTGRFGPRVAGALRALPVETALLDGEVVVESGHGASDFPALQADLSAERDDRFLFYLFDLLYLNGRDLRKEPLLRRKALLEDLLRDAAPALRYSAHFAESGTLVLRHACRLSLEGIVSKLADAPYRSGRGRAWVKSKCSARQEFVIGGYAPSTVSDHAIGSLVLGVYEGDELQHVGRVGTGFSAAMAEDLFTRLETLRQTSSPFMAPLTATEARHIRYVRPELVAEVEFRAWTADGHLRHASFRGLREDKPASDIVREASAGRAPAEPRRRVALTHPDRIYWPEAGITKEGLADYHAGIWTRIAPWITGRPLALLRCPTGITGQKFFQKHAWKGMSRAITRIHDSADPQGEPLITVEDLDGLMGLVQAAALEIHPWGATTADWDHPDMITMDLDPGEGVEWGAVIRAAVEVRERLAEQGLAGFVKTSGGKGLHVVAPLRPRADWAAVKAFTKGLADAMAADSPARYVSTISKAKRRGRILIDYLRNQRGQTAVAAFSPRARPGAAVSTPLGWEELDEGIGPTRFTVANVPARLAALRADPWEGFREAAAPIKAARKGRRG